In Ferribacterium limneticum, a genomic segment contains:
- a CDS encoding acyl-CoA thioesterase, which yields MPLANHQLSMTVLMTPDMANFSGNVHGGTILKLLDQVAYACASRYAGEYVVTLSVDQVMFRQPIHVGELVTFLAAVNYTGRTSMEIGVKVLTENIREQSVRHANSCFFTMVAVDENGKATSVPPREPSTDEERRRYQSAMLRRELRQEFESRRLALHPGGRP from the coding sequence ATGCCTCTTGCCAACCACCAACTCAGCATGACCGTCCTGATGACACCGGACATGGCCAATTTTTCCGGCAACGTCCATGGCGGCACCATCCTCAAGCTGCTCGACCAGGTCGCCTATGCCTGCGCCAGCCGCTATGCCGGCGAATATGTCGTGACGCTATCGGTGGACCAGGTGATGTTCCGCCAACCGATTCATGTCGGCGAACTGGTCACCTTTCTGGCCGCCGTCAATTACACCGGCCGGACCTCGATGGAAATTGGCGTCAAGGTGCTCACCGAAAACATCCGCGAACAAAGTGTGCGCCATGCCAACAGCTGCTTTTTCACCATGGTGGCGGTCGATGAAAACGGCAAGGCGACCAGCGTACCGCCGCGGGAACCGAGCACCGACGAGGAAAGGCGCCGTTACCAGTCGGCCATGCTCCGGCGTGAACTGCGCCAGGAATTCGAATCGCGTCGCTTGGCACTGCATCCCGGCGGCCGGCCATAA
- a CDS encoding NAD kinase, which translates to MQEFDPMNRSFASLRNPRTIALVGKYHSMEIAESLRRLAEYLYERGVSVFIERETSEHIGKKVDLSRWVTCGFNDIGAHADLAIVLGGDGTMLNAARRLARYCVPLVGVNQGRLGFMTDIARDDLLTCMDDLLDGRFAQENRMLLAAEVTRDGKEIAENLALNDVVVDKGAIGRMIEFELFIDGEFIYNLRSDGLIVSTPTGSTAYSMSAGGPILHPTTAGIALVPLCPHALSNRPIIVNDSADIELRIANADDARVHFDGQVTLDLQRGDCVRLRRSEHAICFLHPPGYSYFAMLRQKLQWSERPKGT; encoded by the coding sequence ATGCAAGAATTCGACCCCATGAACAGAAGCTTTGCTTCCCTCCGCAATCCCCGGACCATCGCCCTGGTCGGCAAATACCACAGCATGGAAATTGCCGAGTCCTTGCGTCGTCTGGCGGAGTACCTTTACGAGCGCGGCGTCTCGGTTTTCATTGAGCGCGAAACCTCCGAGCACATCGGCAAGAAGGTCGATCTGTCGCGCTGGGTGACCTGCGGTTTCAACGACATAGGTGCGCATGCCGACCTCGCCATCGTGCTCGGCGGCGACGGCACCATGCTCAACGCGGCGCGCCGCCTGGCCCGTTATTGCGTGCCGCTGGTCGGCGTCAACCAGGGCCGCCTCGGCTTCATGACCGACATCGCCCGCGACGACCTGCTGACCTGCATGGACGACCTGCTCGACGGCCGCTTCGCCCAGGAAAACCGGATGCTGCTGGCTGCCGAGGTAACGCGCGACGGCAAGGAAATCGCTGAAAATCTGGCGCTCAACGATGTGGTGGTCGACAAGGGCGCCATTGGCCGCATGATCGAATTCGAGTTGTTCATCGACGGCGAGTTCATCTACAACCTGCGTTCTGATGGCCTGATCGTTTCGACGCCAACCGGCTCGACGGCCTATTCGATGTCGGCCGGCGGGCCGATCCTGCATCCGACAACGGCCGGCATCGCCCTCGTGCCGCTCTGCCCGCATGCCCTGAGCAATCGCCCGATCATCGTCAACGACAGCGCCGACATCGAGTTGCGCATCGCCAATGCCGACGATGCGCGTGTGCACTTCGACGGTCAGGTGACGCTCGATTTGCAGCGTGGCGATTGTGTCCGCCTGCGCCGCTCAGAACACGCCATCTGCTTCCTGCACCCGCCGGGCTACAGCTATTTCGCCATGCTGCGCCAGAAACTGCAGTGGAGCGAGCGGCCCAAGGGAACCTGA